A stretch of Chitinophagaceae bacterium DNA encodes these proteins:
- a CDS encoding TlpA family protein disulfide reductase codes for MRHLLFFILITCLNHSFSQSTDSMGLANNLYLSQMQDFIQKNESSNTSDSVKRQDLFNKIRSFITEHPAHELNFTFIYWGINLSYKQAAELVSLVDSSIQHSATRAWADITLKRLAVAETGKPFPHLTLTDTAGNELLLADLKGKVILLDVWSSWCVPCREQIPDLRKLYKKYYNKGFEVISISMDASKEKWLAAIQADKQPWKAYCELTDWRANKFAARFNTYAIPDNFLIDENGILAGQHLSMNAIRSWLMQHY; via the coding sequence ATGCGGCACCTGCTGTTTTTCATACTGATCACCTGCCTCAATCACTCTTTCAGCCAGTCAACAGACAGTATGGGCCTGGCAAATAATCTTTATTTATCTCAAATGCAGGATTTCATTCAGAAGAATGAAAGTTCAAATACTTCTGATTCTGTAAAACGCCAGGACCTTTTCAACAAGATCCGTTCATTTATAACTGAACATCCCGCCCATGAACTTAATTTCACTTTTATATACTGGGGAATAAATCTTTCATACAAACAGGCAGCCGAACTGGTAAGCCTTGTTGACAGTTCTATTCAGCATTCAGCAACCAGGGCCTGGGCTGATATAACCTTAAAGCGCCTGGCAGTTGCAGAAACCGGGAAACCCTTCCCGCATTTGACCTTAACGGATACAGCCGGCAATGAATTGTTGCTTGCAGACCTGAAGGGTAAAGTGATATTACTCGATGTATGGAGTTCCTGGTGTGTACCCTGCCGTGAACAGATACCCGATCTGAGAAAACTGTACAAAAAATACTACAACAAGGGATTTGAAGTGATCAGCATCTCGATGGATGCCAGTAAGGAGAAATGGCTTGCCGCTATCCAGGCCGATAAACAACCCTGGAAGGCTTACTGCGAACTAACAGACTGGAGGGCAAATAAATTTGCGGCGAGATTCAATACTTATGCCATCCCCGACAATTTCCTGATCGATGAAAATGGGATCCTGGCTGGCCAGCATTTGTCAATGAATGCAATACGATCCTGGTTGATGCAGCACTATTAA
- a CDS encoding RteC domain-containing protein has protein sequence MNLSSFQLYAQMQEEINQAEAHCKNEIQKVESCFNIALLYLNKIKNHSESFAFRHETDEINFFKNIKPLFIAAMEYYTLRYHAVLFKPSNDKDQLVTYWLHQLKRVEIFYNQHREFYHYYTGGQTDRDTMYFTRQGRANNLPGKSSIKSRGSISPGYMAARILGHRKYRLHVELELEMLMQGDVKKSFRHNRSLLPANLLSPPEYAIHTKFSLQMTGCMFPVLNYISFL, from the coding sequence ATGAACCTCAGTTCGTTTCAGCTTTATGCACAAATGCAGGAAGAGATCAACCAGGCAGAAGCTCATTGCAAAAATGAAATACAAAAGGTGGAAAGCTGTTTTAACATCGCCCTTCTTTACTTGAATAAGATAAAAAACCATTCAGAGTCCTTTGCATTCAGGCATGAGACCGATGAGATAAATTTCTTTAAGAACATCAAGCCCTTATTCATTGCTGCCATGGAATATTACACGTTGCGTTACCATGCCGTTTTATTTAAACCATCAAACGACAAGGACCAGCTTGTTACATACTGGCTGCACCAGTTGAAGCGGGTGGAAATATTCTATAACCAGCACCGGGAATTTTACCATTATTATACGGGTGGCCAGACCGACAGGGATACTATGTATTTTACCAGGCAGGGCCGTGCCAATAATTTACCGGGTAAATCATCCATTAAAAGCAGGGGGTCTATCTCACCCGGTTATATGGCAGCCCGTATCCTGGGACACAGGAAATACCGTTTGCATGTAGAGTTAGAACTGGAAATGCTGATGCAAGGCGATGTAAAAAAAAGTTTTCGCCACAATCGCTCCCTTCTTCCGGCGAACCTGCTCTCCCCTCCGGAATATGCAATACACACTAAATTTTCATTGCAGATGACAGGATGCATGTTTCCTGTTTTAAATTATATTTCGTTTCTTTAA
- a CDS encoding VOC family protein → MNQHMAHIALVVNDYDEAIKFYTEKLSFTLVEDSRLSETKRWVMVKPAGEGQCCLLLAKDAGEEQASRVGDQTGGRVFLFLYTDDFWRDYNNMVSQKINFVRPPVTEPYGTVAVFEDLYGNLWDLIEPVRQ, encoded by the coding sequence ATGAACCAACACATGGCCCACATAGCGCTTGTAGTGAACGATTACGATGAAGCCATAAAATTTTACACTGAAAAACTCAGCTTCACCCTGGTTGAAGACAGCAGGCTGAGTGAAACAAAACGATGGGTGATGGTAAAACCAGCCGGCGAAGGGCAATGCTGTTTATTACTGGCAAAGGACGCCGGCGAAGAACAGGCAAGCCGGGTGGGGGATCAAACAGGCGGCCGGGTGTTCCTGTTTTTATATACGGATGATTTCTGGAGAGACTACAACAACATGGTTTCCCAAAAAATAAATTTTGTACGGCCTCCTGTAACCGAGCCCTACGGAACCGTTGCGGTTTTTGAAGACCTGTACGGTAACCTGTGGGATCTTATTGAGCCGGTACGACAATAA